The Falco cherrug isolate bFalChe1 chromosome 6, bFalChe1.pri, whole genome shotgun sequence genome window below encodes:
- the GPR6 gene encoding G-protein coupled receptor 6, with protein sequence MEAAAALNESGAAAPRLPAGGGGGNASLELSSRPPAPAALNPWDVMLCVSGTAIACENALVVAIICYSPALRTPMFVLVGSLATADLLAGLGLILNFVFQYVIRSETVSLLTVGFLVASFAASVSSLLAITVDRYLSLYNALTYYSERTVLCIHTMLAGAWGVSLCLGLLPVLGWNCLHDRAACSVVRPLTKSNVTLLSASFFLIFLIMLHLYIEICKIVCRHAHQIALQQHFLTASHYVATKKGVSTLAIILGTFGASWLPFAIYCVVGNPDYPSVYTYATLLPATYNSMINPIIYAYRNQEIQRSMWVLFCTCFQAKVSFRSRSPSDV encoded by the coding sequence ATGGAGGCAGCGGCCGCCCTGAACGAAAGCGGAGCTGCAGCCCCGCGGCtgccggccggcggcggcggcggcaacGCCTCGCTGGAGCTGTCGTCgcggccccccgcgcccgccgccctcAACCCCTGGGACGTGATGCTCTGCGTCTCCGGCACCGCCATCGCCTGCGAGAACGCCCTGGTGGTGGCCATCATCTGCTACTCGCCCGCCCTGCGCACCCCCATGTTCGTGCTGGTGGGCAGCCTGGCCACGGCTGACCTCCTGGCCGGCCTCGGCCTCATCCTCAACTTCGTTTTCCAGTACGTGATCCGCTCCGAGACGGTCAGCCTGCTGACGGTGGGCTTCCTCGTCGCCTCCTTCGCTGCCTCCGTGAGTAGCTTGCTGGCCATCACGGTCGACCGCTACCTCTCCCTCTACAATGCCCTCACCTACTACTCGGAGAGGACGGTGCTGTGCATCCACACCATGCTGGCGGGAGCCTGGGGGGTCTccctctgcctggggctgctgcccgTCCTGGGCTGGAACTGCCTCCATGACCGTGCCGCCTGCAGCGTCGTCAGACCCTTGACCAAGAGCAACGTGACGCTGCTGTCCgcctctttctttctcattttcctcatCATGCTCCATCTCTACATCGAGATCTGCAAGATCGTTTGCAGGCATGCCCACCAGATCGCTCTCCAGCAGCACTTTCTGACTGCTTCGCACTATGTCGCCACCAAAAAAGGAGTCTCTACCCTCGCTATAATCCTCGGGACATTCGGAGCCAGCTGGCTGCCGTTTGCCATCTACTGTGTAGTGGGCAACCCCGACTACCCTTCCGTGTACACGTATGCCACGCTTCTACCTGCTACCTACAACTCCATGATCAACCCCATCATTTATGCCTACAGAAACCAGGAAATCCAGAGGTCCATGTGGGTGCTCTTCTGCACCTGTTTTCAGGCTAAAGTGTCCTTTCGCTCCCGGTCCCCCAGTGACGTCTGA